The following proteins are encoded in a genomic region of Nicotiana sylvestris chromosome 4, ASM39365v2, whole genome shotgun sequence:
- the LOC104216890 gene encoding vacuolar iron transporter homolog 1-like: MASNQANTQQESKFTLPMNDLEQQVTLEQEVDEKEFDYSKRSQWLRAAVLGANDGLVSTASLMMGVGAVKKDIKVMILTGFAGLVAGACSMAIGEFVSVYSQLDIEVAQMKREKRRNANREKEDDDDAKESLPNPAQAAAASALAFSVGAMVPLLAASFIRDYKVRIGVVVAAVTLALMVFGWLGAALGKAPVVKSSARVLLGGWLAMAITFGLTKLIGSSGL; this comes from the coding sequence ATGGCTTCAAACCAAGCAAATACTCAACAAGAATCCAAGTTCACTCTCCCTATGAATGACTTGGAGCAACAAGTAACCCTAGAACAGGAAGTAGATGAGAAGGAATTCGACTATTCGAAACGATCCCAATGGCTCAGAGCAGCTGTTCTTGGAGCCAATGATGGATTAGTTTCCACAGCATCATTGATGATGGGGGTTGGAGCTGTGAAAAAAGACATTAAGGTCATGATCTTGACCGGATTTGCCGGTCTAGTGGCCGGAGCTTGTTCTATGGCCATCGGAGAATTTGTCTCCGTTTATTCTCAACTTGACATAGAAGTTGctcaaatgaaaagggaaaagagaagAAACGCTAACAGAGAaaaagaagatgatgatgatgcgAAAGAGAGCTTGCCAAATCCAGCACAAGCAGCAGCAGCATCAGCACTTGCATTCTCTGTAGGTGCAATGGTGCCATTATTAGCAGCATCATTTATTAGGGATTACAAAGTGAGAATTGGAGTTGTTGTTGCagctgtgaccttagctttaatGGTGTTTGGATGGTTAGGAGCTGCTTTAGGGAAGGCACCGGTAGTCAAGTCCTCAGCTAGGGTTTTGCTTGGAGGTTGGTTGGCTATGGCCATAACTTTTGGCTTGACAAAACTGATTGGTTCTAGTGGCCTCTAA